The DNA sequence GAAGATGCCAATGGCGGTGTCCATGCCGGCGGGCACGACCGCGAAGCAGGCATAGTTGCCGGCCTGGCGTTCGCGCTGCGCCCACAGGATGAAGCGCTCGAAGCCTTCGACCGTGGTCGGCGGCGGCGAGATGAAGCGCGAGACCTCTTCGGTGGTCAGCATCGCC is a window from the Acidobacteriota bacterium genome containing:
- a CDS encoding GNAT family N-acetyltransferase, which gives rise to MPFQPELTRTTAMVTTTTTTTVTTSDWKAGLPVMAGTGFSLRELRLDDAASLLAMLTTEEVSRFISPPPTTVEGFERFILWAQRERQAGNYACFAVVPAGMDTAIGIF